One Dromiciops gliroides isolate mDroGli1 chromosome 3, mDroGli1.pri, whole genome shotgun sequence DNA segment encodes these proteins:
- the PIGA gene encoding phosphatidylinositol N-acetylglucosaminyltransferase subunit A isoform X2, with the protein MTKPHLNMAYRRVNGHGQSVTSKLPHNDCGILQLHRTGTHNICMVSDFFYPNMGGVESHIYQLSQCLIERGHKVIIVTHAYGNRKGIDLLSGIIPELCQKYPDLNFIVGGEGPKRIILEEVRERYQLHDRVRLLGALEHQDVRDVLVQGHIFLNTSLTEAFCMAIVEAASCGLQVVSTRVGGIPEVLPDSLIILCEPSVKSLCNGLEKAISQLKSGTLPDPEKIHNRVKTFYTWRNVAERTEKVYDRVSREAVLPMDKRLNRLISHCGPVTGCTFALLAVLNFLFLVFLRWLTPDSIIDIAVDATGPKGAWTQQYSFSEKGKENKEISESR; encoded by the exons ATGACTAAACCTCATCTTAATATGGCATATAGAAGAGTAAATGGGCACGGACAGTCTGTCACATCCAAACTCCCTCATAATGACTGTGGGATCCTTCAGCTACATAGAACTGGAACGCATAATATCTGCATGgtgtctgattttttttatccAAATATGGGAGGAGTGGAAAGCCACATATACCAGCTATCTCAGTGTCTGATTGAAAGAGGACACAAAGTTATAATTGTCACCCATGCTTACGGAAATAGAAAAG GGATTGATTTGCTTAGTGGGATAATACCTGAACTCTGTCAGAAATATCCAGATTTAAATTTCATAGTTGGAGGAGAGGGACCAAAGAGAATCATTTTGGAAGAAGTGCGGGAAAGATACCAACTACATGACAG GGTACGTCTTTTGGGAGCCTTGGAACACCAGGATGTTAGAGATGTCTTGGTTCAGGGTCACATCTTCCTAAATACTTCTCTTACTGAGGCTTTCTGCATGGCAATTGTGGAAGCAGCAAGTTGTGGtctacag GTTGTGAGTACCAGGGTTGGTGGAATTCCTGAGGTATTGCCAGATAGTCTTATCATTTTATGTGAACCATCAGTAAAATCTTTGTGTAATGGCTTAGAAAAAGCTATTTCTCAGCTGAAGTCAGGAACATTGCCAGATCCAGAGAAAATCCATAACAGAGTAAAGACATTCTATACCTGGAGGAATGTTGCAGAGAGAACTGAAAAG GTGTATGACAGAGTGTCTAGGGAAGCTGTGTTACCTATGGACAAGCGACTGAACAGGCTGATCTCTCACTGTGGCCCAGTGACTGGTTGCACCTTTGCTTTGTTGGCTGTGTTGAACTTCCTCTTCCTTGTTTTCCTGAGGTGGCTGACTCCTGATTCTATCATTGATATTGCAGTTGATGCCACAGGACCAAAGGGGGCCTGGACCCAGCAGTATTCTTTTagtgaaaaggggaaagaaaataaagagatttcAGAATCACGGTAG
- the PIGA gene encoding phosphatidylinositol N-acetylglucosaminyltransferase subunit A isoform X1: MTKPHLNMAYRRVNGHGQSVTSKLPHNDCGILQLHRTGTHNICMVSDFFYPNMGGVESHIYQLSQCLIERGHKVIIVTHAYGNRKGIRYLTSGLKVYYLPLKVMYNQSTATTLFHSLPLLRYIFVRERVTIIHSHSSFSAMAHDALFHAKTMGLQTVFTDHSLFGFADVSSVLTNKLLTVSLCDTNHIICVSYTSKENTVLRAALNPEIVSVIPNAVDPTDFTPDPFKRDDSIITIVVISRLVYRKGIDLLSGIIPELCQKYPDLNFIVGGEGPKRIILEEVRERYQLHDRVRLLGALEHQDVRDVLVQGHIFLNTSLTEAFCMAIVEAASCGLQVVSTRVGGIPEVLPDSLIILCEPSVKSLCNGLEKAISQLKSGTLPDPEKIHNRVKTFYTWRNVAERTEKVYDRVSREAVLPMDKRLNRLISHCGPVTGCTFALLAVLNFLFLVFLRWLTPDSIIDIAVDATGPKGAWTQQYSFSEKGKENKEISESR; encoded by the exons ATGACTAAACCTCATCTTAATATGGCATATAGAAGAGTAAATGGGCACGGACAGTCTGTCACATCCAAACTCCCTCATAATGACTGTGGGATCCTTCAGCTACATAGAACTGGAACGCATAATATCTGCATGgtgtctgattttttttatccAAATATGGGAGGAGTGGAAAGCCACATATACCAGCTATCTCAGTGTCTGATTGAAAGAGGACACAAAGTTATAATTGTCACCCATGCTTACGGAAATAGAAAAGGTATTCGATACCTTACCAGTGGCCTCAAAGTATATTACTTACCGCTAAAAGTCATGTATAATCAATCTACAGCAACAACCCTCTTTCACAGTCTGCCTCTGCTCAGGTACATATTTGTTCGGGAGAGAGTCACCATAATCCATtcacatagttctttttctgccaTGGCCCATGATGCACTCTTCCACGCCAAGACAATGGGCCTACAGACAGTCTTCACAGACCATTCTCTTTTTGGATTTGCTGATGTCAGCTCGGTGCTTACAAACAAACTTCTAACTGTATCACTTTGTGATACAAATCATATAATTTGTGTCTCTTACACTAGCAAGGAAAATACTGTTCTAAGAGCAGCATTGAATCCTGAGATAGTATCCGTCATCCCCAATGCTGTAGATCCTACTGACTTCACTCCAGACCCATTTAAAAGGGATGATAGTATAATAACTATTGTTGTTATCAGCAGGCTTGTTTACAGAAAAG GGATTGATTTGCTTAGTGGGATAATACCTGAACTCTGTCAGAAATATCCAGATTTAAATTTCATAGTTGGAGGAGAGGGACCAAAGAGAATCATTTTGGAAGAAGTGCGGGAAAGATACCAACTACATGACAG GGTACGTCTTTTGGGAGCCTTGGAACACCAGGATGTTAGAGATGTCTTGGTTCAGGGTCACATCTTCCTAAATACTTCTCTTACTGAGGCTTTCTGCATGGCAATTGTGGAAGCAGCAAGTTGTGGtctacag GTTGTGAGTACCAGGGTTGGTGGAATTCCTGAGGTATTGCCAGATAGTCTTATCATTTTATGTGAACCATCAGTAAAATCTTTGTGTAATGGCTTAGAAAAAGCTATTTCTCAGCTGAAGTCAGGAACATTGCCAGATCCAGAGAAAATCCATAACAGAGTAAAGACATTCTATACCTGGAGGAATGTTGCAGAGAGAACTGAAAAG GTGTATGACAGAGTGTCTAGGGAAGCTGTGTTACCTATGGACAAGCGACTGAACAGGCTGATCTCTCACTGTGGCCCAGTGACTGGTTGCACCTTTGCTTTGTTGGCTGTGTTGAACTTCCTCTTCCTTGTTTTCCTGAGGTGGCTGACTCCTGATTCTATCATTGATATTGCAGTTGATGCCACAGGACCAAAGGGGGCCTGGACCCAGCAGTATTCTTTTagtgaaaaggggaaagaaaataaagagatttcAGAATCACGGTAG